From Cyclobacteriaceae bacterium, a single genomic window includes:
- a CDS encoding TetR/AcrR family transcriptional regulator, with amino-acid sequence MSLRKEKAARLKLAVLEQTVKLIGKKPFDDLYVEDICEKVKISKVTLFKYFATKEDILSYYFRVWCLRRVVELNDRPKEGLQGVFFLFDKLSEDVELHPGIILGLIAYLSNPKRPFKPFPIKAEEKKFLFPNVSDIQSVEILSLDQMFEKFALEAIFKKEITKATSTRDVTNLLNTIFYGSVLTAHLSQSGSLKMFMRRQVELALKGVQ; translated from the coding sequence ATGAGCCTGAGAAAAGAGAAAGCAGCAAGACTGAAATTGGCAGTGCTGGAACAAACAGTAAAGTTGATCGGTAAGAAGCCTTTTGATGACCTTTATGTTGAAGATATCTGTGAGAAAGTGAAAATATCGAAAGTCACGCTCTTCAAATACTTTGCTACAAAGGAAGATATATTGTCCTATTACTTCAGAGTCTGGTGCCTGCGTCGTGTGGTTGAATTAAACGACAGACCCAAGGAAGGACTTCAGGGAGTGTTCTTTTTGTTTGATAAACTAAGTGAAGACGTTGAACTGCATCCCGGAATCATCCTCGGATTGATTGCATATCTGTCAAATCCTAAAAGACCCTTCAAGCCATTTCCCATCAAGGCGGAAGAAAAGAAATTTCTGTTTCCAAACGTATCTGATATTCAGTCTGTAGAGATATTGTCCCTGGATCAGATGTTTGAGAAGTTTGCCCTTGAAGCAATTTTCAAGAAGGAGATAACCAAGGCTACATCAACCCGTGATGTTACGAACCTGCTGAATACCATTTTCTATGGAAGTGTTCTCACTGCTCATTTGAGTCAGAGTGGATCCCTGAAGATGTTTATGAGAAGGCAGGTTGAGCTGGCATTGAAAGGAGTTCAGTAG
- the ggt gene encoding gamma-glutamyltransferase, whose amino-acid sequence MKKLLPFLFLSILACQTPVKKEPVIGLIADSVMVVSAQPLASQVGVDIMKKGGNAVDAAIAVQFALAVVFPAAGNIGGGGFMIIRTKDGSTAALDYREKAPGLATTNMYLGKDGNVVDGLSTDGHLASGVPGSVDGMIEAHKKYGSLPWSELVQPAIDLAIKGFTLSEKEAKFLVDMQKDLVKYNTVKPEFLLKDEWKPGDSIHWTDLGHALERIRDLGRAGFYEGKTAEDIVAEMKRGKGLISLEDLKNYHAIWREPVTATYKEYKVISMPPSSSGGICVIQLLKSMESYPVKDWGFNSQKTVHAMVEAERRVFADRSKYLGDPDFFKVPISSLISDQYITERMSTFDPEKATPSSEVKPGNIAGYESEETTHFSIVDAQGNAVSVTTTLNGWFGSNVVVGGSGFFLNNEMDDFSAKPGVPNMFGVTGGTANKIEPNKRMLSAMSPTILEKDGKLVMVVGTPGGTTIITSVFQVILNVIEHGMGMQEAVDAKRIHSQWLPDTIIPEKGALASKDSLKLTQMGHKITERSVIGRVDAILVTKDGKLEGGADRLRGDDTAKGY is encoded by the coding sequence ATGAAGAAATTATTACCCTTTCTGTTCCTTTCAATTCTGGCATGCCAGACCCCTGTCAAAAAAGAACCTGTCATCGGACTCATAGCGGATTCTGTTATGGTGGTCTCCGCTCAACCTCTGGCCTCTCAGGTAGGAGTTGATATCATGAAGAAAGGTGGTAATGCAGTGGATGCTGCTATCGCTGTACAATTCGCATTGGCAGTTGTCTTTCCTGCTGCCGGCAATATCGGCGGTGGTGGATTCATGATCATCCGGACAAAAGACGGAAGCACCGCTGCTCTGGATTACCGTGAAAAAGCTCCCGGCCTTGCCACTACCAACATGTATCTCGGCAAGGACGGAAATGTAGTAGACGGACTCAGCACAGATGGTCATCTTGCTTCCGGCGTTCCCGGATCTGTCGACGGCATGATAGAAGCTCACAAAAAATACGGATCGCTTCCATGGAGTGAACTTGTTCAACCCGCCATCGATCTTGCTATAAAAGGATTTACTCTTTCTGAGAAAGAAGCAAAGTTCCTCGTTGACATGCAGAAGGATCTTGTAAAGTATAATACCGTTAAGCCAGAATTCTTACTTAAGGATGAATGGAAGCCAGGAGATTCAATCCACTGGACTGATCTTGGTCATGCACTTGAGCGCATTCGTGATCTTGGACGCGCCGGATTCTATGAGGGCAAAACTGCAGAAGATATTGTCGCGGAAATGAAACGCGGAAAAGGATTGATCTCTCTTGAAGATCTTAAAAATTATCATGCGATCTGGAGGGAACCTGTTACTGCCACTTATAAAGAGTATAAAGTCATTTCTATGCCTCCTTCTTCCAGTGGTGGCATATGTGTTATCCAGCTTTTGAAATCAATGGAGTCCTACCCTGTCAAAGACTGGGGATTCAACTCCCAGAAAACGGTTCATGCCATGGTGGAAGCAGAACGTCGTGTCTTCGCCGATCGCTCAAAATACCTTGGAGATCCAGACTTCTTTAAAGTCCCAATCAGCTCACTGATTTCTGATCAATACATTACAGAACGGATGAGCACTTTTGATCCGGAGAAGGCAACACCAAGTTCTGAAGTAAAGCCTGGTAATATTGCGGGATATGAATCTGAAGAGACCACTCACTTCTCCATTGTTGACGCACAGGGAAATGCGGTCTCCGTTACAACAACATTAAATGGATGGTTTGGATCCAATGTAGTAGTCGGTGGTTCAGGATTCTTTCTTAACAATGAAATGGATGACTTCAGCGCAAAGCCCGGTGTACCCAATATGTTTGGCGTGACCGGCGGAACAGCCAACAAAATTGAACCCAACAAAAGAATGCTCAGTGCCATGTCTCCAACGATCCTTGAAAAAGATGGCAAGCTGGTAATGGTAGTTGGAACACCTGGAGGAACTACGATCATCACTTCGGTTTTCCAGGTCATCCTGAATGTTATCGAGCATGGTATGGGCATGCAGGAAGCAGTGGATGCAAAACGTATTCATAGTCAATGGCTTCCTGATACTATTATACCAGAGAAAGGAGCTCTTGCATCAAAAGACAGTCTGAAGCTTACGCAGATGGGACACAAGATCACCGAACGCTCTGTCATTGGAAGAGTGGACGCCATCCTCGTAACGAAAGATGGCAAGCTGGAAGGTGGTGCTGACAGATTAAGAGGAGATGATACTGCGAAAGGTTATTAA
- a CDS encoding OmpA family protein, which yields MKLKIQNSATGAHYFLLILCLVLPFTTMAQQLSQKSFRNVNSAYDEQAPVITPDGKMMYWTVANHPDNVGGKKDPGDIWYSVWTGEEWSFPQQGDKTINDEGYNAVVGFSNDGERIFLVNHYRKNPADLLSQGISVSLRTPEGWSKPENINIPYFLNRSTTQGFLSTAVEAFVFSANSYSTVGGEDIYVSILESGKWSEPKNLGKKINSVAQEFSPSLSADGKHLYFSSNGRKGYGSSDVYYSERLDDTWTNWSDPVNMGANVNSEGRELFYRAYPGQNFALFTSTHNSDGYGDIRFYKPPIDLKDSLIQQRPDTIVKMIEIVREKPIAGNEKLFQVYGKVTNLKTGLPLRATLTFHSDSLFTTLAGPDGKYKIVFPSVNEYSIRVECAGYVGNFEKLDVRTYEMKTLEMNFKLQPIEIGATVNLKSVLFQQSTYNLLPESNDELDLVVSLLKTNPKVEIQLSGHTDNRGNPEHNQRLSQKRVERVKGYIVSKGISTKRVSGKGFGGSKPMASNDSEETRRLNRRVEFTIVKD from the coding sequence ATGAAATTGAAGATTCAGAATAGCGCAACAGGCGCTCATTATTTTTTACTGATCCTTTGCCTTGTATTGCCATTTACAACCATGGCACAGCAGCTTTCGCAAAAGTCTTTTAGAAATGTAAACTCTGCCTACGATGAGCAGGCTCCTGTCATCACTCCCGATGGAAAGATGATGTATTGGACGGTGGCGAATCATCCCGATAATGTCGGTGGGAAAAAAGATCCGGGAGATATCTGGTATTCAGTATGGACAGGAGAGGAGTGGTCTTTTCCGCAACAAGGTGATAAGACCATCAATGATGAAGGATACAATGCTGTCGTTGGATTCTCTAATGATGGTGAAAGGATTTTCCTCGTTAATCATTACAGGAAGAATCCTGCAGATCTTCTGTCACAAGGCATATCCGTTTCTCTGAGAACTCCGGAAGGATGGTCAAAGCCTGAGAATATCAATATTCCTTATTTCTTAAATCGCTCTACCACTCAGGGCTTTTTATCCACTGCCGTGGAAGCCTTTGTCTTCTCTGCCAACTCCTATAGCACTGTCGGTGGAGAAGATATTTATGTTTCAATTCTTGAATCAGGCAAATGGTCAGAACCAAAGAATCTTGGCAAGAAGATCAATTCTGTTGCACAGGAGTTCAGTCCCAGTCTCAGCGCTGACGGAAAACACTTATACTTTTCATCCAATGGAAGAAAGGGTTATGGAAGCTCAGATGTTTATTATTCCGAACGACTTGATGACACCTGGACCAACTGGTCGGATCCCGTCAATATGGGTGCTAATGTCAATTCAGAAGGCAGAGAGTTGTTCTATCGTGCCTATCCGGGACAAAACTTTGCACTGTTCACCAGCACCCACAACAGCGATGGATATGGTGACATACGCTTTTATAAGCCACCTATTGATCTGAAAGATTCATTGATCCAGCAGCGCCCTGATACCATTGTAAAGATGATTGAGATCGTTCGCGAAAAGCCCATCGCTGGAAATGAGAAGTTGTTTCAGGTATATGGAAAGGTTACGAATCTGAAAACCGGTTTGCCGTTACGGGCGACGCTAACGTTTCATTCTGATTCTCTATTTACCACGCTTGCCGGCCCGGATGGAAAGTACAAGATCGTTTTTCCTTCTGTGAATGAATATTCGATTCGTGTGGAGTGCGCAGGGTATGTTGGTAACTTCGAAAAGCTTGACGTGCGCACCTACGAAATGAAAACACTGGAGATGAATTTCAAGCTTCAGCCAATTGAAATTGGTGCCACCGTAAACCTGAAAAGCGTTTTGTTCCAGCAGAGCACCTACAATCTTCTTCCGGAATCCAATGATGAGCTTGATCTTGTTGTCTCTCTGTTAAAGACAAATCCAAAGGTTGAGATCCAGCTTTCCGGTCATACTGATAATCGTGGTAACCCGGAGCACAACCAAAGACTCTCTCAAAAACGTGTTGAGAGAGTGAAGGGCTATATTGTTTCCAAAGGTATTAGCACCAAGCGCGTAAGCGGAAAGGGATTCGGAGGCTCCAAACCTATGGCGAGCAACGATTCTGAGGAAACCAGAAGACTTAACAGAAGAGTGGAGTTTACAATTGTGAAAGATTAA
- a CDS encoding DNA-3-methyladenine glycosylase — protein MKLTKEFYSGKDVVKIAKGLLGKGLFTAINGNVIGGMIVETEAYSPKERGSHAYQNRMTNRNAVMFKEGGHAYVYLCYGIHNLFNVVTNVEGKADAVLIRALEPVKGTQFMKENMKTIHEKRITSGPGKLTKALGIDRSHNALKVWSADLWLEDMNIKLKKNEIVSSPRVGIDYAGEDALLPWRFSIKDNPWVSNPLPKLGKK, from the coding sequence ATGAAGCTGACTAAGGAATTCTATAGTGGAAAGGATGTTGTGAAAATAGCAAAGGGACTATTGGGCAAAGGCCTGTTCACCGCTATCAATGGTAATGTCATCGGTGGAATGATCGTTGAAACGGAAGCATATTCCCCAAAGGAGAGGGGATCTCACGCTTACCAGAACAGAATGACAAACCGGAATGCCGTCATGTTCAAGGAGGGCGGTCATGCCTACGTTTATCTATGCTATGGAATTCATAACCTATTTAATGTTGTCACGAATGTAGAAGGTAAAGCAGATGCAGTCTTAATTCGTGCGCTGGAACCTGTGAAAGGTACTCAGTTCATGAAAGAGAATATGAAAACCATTCATGAGAAGAGAATTACCTCAGGACCTGGCAAACTGACGAAAGCACTGGGCATTGACCGAAGTCATAACGCGCTGAAGGTTTGGTCCGCCGATCTTTGGCTGGAGGATATGAACATTAAACTAAAGAAAAATGAGATCGTCAGCAGTCCGAGAGTAGGCATTGACTACGCAGGAGAGGATGCCTTGCTGCCATGGAGGTTTAGCATTAAAGACAATCCCTGGGTAAGTAACCCTTTGCCAAAGCTGGGGAAAAAGTAA